The Sulfitobacter pacificus genome includes a window with the following:
- a CDS encoding TolC family protein encodes MRMTRIPLAVGFPLILGACATAVPGVYTEPKAGFANVANQTSAAIGKRTAFAQTQTENAELKKQVHSMVHRKTISADTAVQVALLNNKGLQASYANVGLSAAEAWQQATPENPIVSIGVLGIGAAELGVYRAIEGMIATNILDAKTRRQRVALADVNFRSAQLSAVNDTLTLANQTRQAWINAVAAFEAVSYLKRAKATSDAGSELARKLGETGALNKAGQAREQAFNAELAGQLAQARLNATRAKEDLIRLMGLWGTEVDYYVPDALPALPRSVGRVTNVEGKALRNRVDLRVAKLGLEAQAAAFGLNDQTRLVTDLEIIAGFETEREAEDGETETETTPQVELEFAIPIYDTGKARMRKAELMYLQAANVLAERAVNVRSEARGAETAYHASYKIARHYRDVLVPLRKTVEEEGLLSYNGMITNTFELLTDVREKLSASLEAANAKRDFFMAQANLTAAIYGGGAGSAGAGGEGATLAAGGGAGH; translated from the coding sequence ATGCGGATGACCAGAATCCCGCTGGCGGTGGGCTTTCCCCTTATTCTCGGTGCCTGCGCCACGGCGGTACCCGGTGTTTATACAGAACCCAAGGCTGGGTTTGCTAACGTGGCGAACCAGACGTCCGCCGCCATCGGTAAGCGCACCGCTTTCGCGCAAACCCAGACCGAGAACGCCGAGCTGAAAAAGCAAGTGCATAGCATGGTGCACCGTAAAACCATATCAGCGGACACGGCCGTGCAGGTTGCGCTGCTCAACAACAAGGGGCTGCAGGCATCCTATGCAAATGTAGGTCTTTCAGCCGCTGAAGCATGGCAGCAAGCAACCCCCGAGAACCCTATCGTTTCAATCGGTGTGTTGGGCATTGGTGCCGCCGAACTGGGCGTATACCGCGCAATCGAAGGCATGATTGCCACCAATATTCTTGATGCGAAGACACGTCGGCAGCGCGTGGCGCTTGCGGACGTGAATTTCCGCTCGGCGCAACTGTCGGCGGTGAATGACACGCTGACACTGGCCAATCAGACGCGGCAGGCATGGATCAATGCAGTCGCGGCTTTCGAGGCTGTCAGCTACCTCAAACGCGCCAAGGCCACGTCGGATGCTGGGTCCGAACTTGCCCGCAAACTGGGCGAGACAGGCGCATTGAACAAGGCGGGTCAGGCGCGCGAGCAAGCATTCAATGCAGAGTTGGCCGGACAACTTGCGCAGGCGCGTCTCAATGCGACCCGCGCGAAGGAAGACCTGATCAGGCTGATGGGGCTTTGGGGTACGGAGGTGGATTACTATGTCCCCGATGCGTTGCCCGCGTTGCCTCGTTCTGTTGGTCGGGTCACGAACGTCGAAGGTAAAGCGCTACGCAATCGGGTTGATTTGCGGGTTGCGAAGCTGGGCCTTGAGGCACAGGCGGCAGCGTTTGGCCTGAACGACCAGACGCGGCTGGTGACCGATCTCGAGATCATCGCGGGTTTCGAGACAGAGCGTGAAGCAGAGGATGGAGAAACGGAAACCGAGACGACCCCACAGGTCGAGCTTGAGTTCGCAATCCCGATCTATGACACCGGCAAGGCCCGAATGCGCAAAGCAGAGCTGATGTATTTGCAAGCCGCAAATGTGCTTGCCGAGCGGGCGGTGAATGTTCGTTCGGAAGCGCGCGGTGCCGAGACCGCCTATCACGCATCCTACAAGATCGCGCGGCACTATCGCGACGTTCTGGTGCCGTTGCGGAAGACCGTCGAGGAAGAAGGTCTGCTGTCCTACAACGGCATGATCACCAACACTTTTGAGTTGCTGACAGACGTGCGCGAAAAGCTGAGCGCATCGCTGGAAGCAGCAAACGCGAAACGAGACTTCTTTATGGCTCAGGCTAACTTGACTGCCGCGATCTATGGCGGTGGTGCAGGCAGCGCGGGTGCCGGTGGAGAAGGCGCAACACTTGCCGCCGGTGGCGGCGCAGGACACTGA